The Halorussus gelatinilyticus genome contains the following window.
CGAGCGACGCGCGTCCGGTGGTCGAACCCGAGGGAACCGACTCGGTCGAGCAGGCGTGGATCGGCGACCGCGCGCCGGTGGACGCCAGCAAGGCGACCCCGACCGCGTTCCGGAATCGGTTGAAGCAGGAGACCGAGGCCGAGGACATCGAGATTTCGGTCGTCTGCAACGACACCGCCATGGACGAGGAGCGCGACATCGCCGCGGAGGTGTACGGGTCGCGCGAGAACCTGCCGTTCGACGTGACCGTCCACCGCGACCTGCGGACCGACGAACTCCGCGAGGTGTTGGCCGAGGAGACGGCGTTCCTCCACTACATCGGCCACATCGACGGTTCGGGGTTCGAGTGCGCGGACGGGCACCTCGACGCCGCGGAGTTGGACTCGGTGGGTGCGGAGGCGTTCGTGCTGAACGCCTGTCAGTCCTACGAGCAGGGGATGGAACTCATCGACGCCGGGAGCGTCGGCGGCGTCGTGACGTTGAGCGACGTAATCAACAGTGGTGCGGTCCGGGTCGGCAAGACGATGGTCCGCCTGCTGAACCGCGGGTTCCCGCTCCGGGCCGCGCTCGCTATCGCCCGAGACCGGAGCATCGTCGGCGACCAGTACATCGTCGTCGGCGACGGGAACGTCGACGTGGTCCAGACCGAGAGCAACGTGGCGATGCTCTGCGTCGTCGAGACCGGCGACGACGAGGCGACCGACGGGTTCGACGTGACCCTCAAGAGCTATCCGTCGGGGCAGGGCGGAATGGGTGGCTTCTTTGCGTCTCAGTTCGGCGATTCCGATCGCTATCATTTGACCTCCGGAAAACACGGACCCTACTCGATGACGAAGGAGGAACTCCGGAAGACGCTGGCGCTGGAGAACATTCCGATGGAAGTGGACGGCGAATTCACCTGGAGTAACGAATTCGACGTGGACAGACTCTAATTCTACGGTCCGTAGCAGGCCCTCGCAACTCCTGCCGATGCGTTTCCGGCCTGCGTCAGCAGCAGTAGCATCGTGAACAGGACACCCATTTTCCGGGGATTCTCTGCGAGGTACGTAGTGAGCTTCGATTCCGACATTACATGTATCGATAATAGCTATGGTAATATAAAATATTCTATATTTTTCAAGACATGAAATCGTCTGACGTAAGTCCGACGGACGTCTTGCACACTGAAAGGCGTTGTCACTCACCGCGGTACTGTCCGGGGAGTAGAGACTGTTGGGGCAGGAGATACTGTCGGGGCAGCATAGTTATACGCGGACGGGCCAAAAGGAGATGTGATGTACGTAACTCGGGGGCTGGTGGACGTGTTACTGGGTTTCGCGGCCGAGGCCGAACCCGAGGAGTTGACCGTCTCTCTCGCGGTCACGCCCGCCGGCCAGTTGGACGGCACAGAGGACCTACCGCCCGACGCGCCGGTGTTCACGCACTTCTACCCGCCGGACGCCGGCAAGTCGATCACGGCCGTCTTCGGCGTGGACCTGTCGGTTCCGGCGGGACAGACGCAGGGCCGGTTCATCGCCCACCCGAAGGGGAACCTCGAAGTGAACGAGACCGACGACCTCCACGAGGCGATTCTGGTCGCAGTGCCGCCGTGGGACGAGTCGTCGGTGGCGGCGTTCGACCGCTCGGGCCGCAAGCAACCGCTGGAGGTTCTGGACGCCCAACCCCCGACCGAATCGCTGTCGTAGCGACGCCGGCGGGCCTACTCGAGGTAGCCGAGTTCTCGGAGTTGGCCGGTTATCTCCTCGAACTCGGACTCGGTTAGGTGACCCTCTTTCTGGTGCTGGATGACGATGCTCCGGAGCAGGAAGCGCACGAGGTCGCTGGTGCTGGAGAAACTGGTGCCTTCGATGGTCTCGTCCACGCGGTCCGCGAGGTCCTTCGGAATCGAGACGGTGGTGTACTCGGTCATGGGGGCTACTGGGGCCGCGCGTGGGAAAACCGTTGTCCTCTGGTCGGTCGTCGGTCCGCCGACGCGTGCAACGCTACAGTCACTCGAAGGACTCACATACCCATGTCGTCGGCGTCCTCGGGCACCGGCAGGTCGTGGGGCGAGACGCCGAGCAGTTCCGCGGCGTGGTCCAGCGCCATGTCGAACCCGTAGTAGCGTTCCAGTTCGTCGCCGTCGGCGGTCGGCCGGACCTTCAGCATGGCGTAGCCCTCGACGTTCTGCGCGACGGCGGCCGTTGAGCGCTCGGACTCGAATTCGAGGACGCGCTCGTCGTCGGTCTCGCGGTAACGCGCGGTGATGCCGTTCGCCGTGGTCTCCCGTGCGGTCATGTGCGTCGGTTCGGAGCGCCGACAGTCGAAGGTACCGATTCGCCGCGCGAGCGTCGCGGCCGACTTCGGCGAGGGAACGTATCGCTTAACTGACCACCACGAGACGATTCGAGTTACGCATGGCACAGGTTCCTGCCCGACCGCTGACCACCCTTCTCGTCGGCGCGGCGGTCCTCCTCGTCGGCTACCTCGTCAAGTATCGCGGCTGGACCTCGCTCATCGCCGGCGTCGCGCCGCTCGACGCTGAAACGCCGCTTCCCGTCTTCGTGAGCTACGTCGGCAACGTCACGCTCGTCGCGGGCGGATTCGTGGTCTGCGTCGGTCTCGCGCAGGCACTCGGCGTGCTGTCGCTCGTCCCGGGTTGGCTTCGGGGAGCGCTGTTCGTCGCCGTCGTCGTCCTCGTCGCGCCGCGGTTGAGCGTGCGAGCGACCGAGGTCTAAAAAGGGCGTGAAACGTCGCGGTCACCTCCGTCGAGCCTCAGCGTTCGGCGTCCCGACCGTCGCGCTCGGGCGTGAGAGTTCCGTGTTCGTCGATTTCGCCACGCACGATGCGCGTGCTGGAGATGATGTCGCCGTCCTCGGCCGTGACGTGGTCCACGACTTCGACCGTCAGCGGGTCGAAGCCCCGCTCTTCGCGGATTTCGTTGATGCGCTCGGCACCGTCGGTCGTCTCGGGCGAGACCACCAGCGCGTCGAACTGCGCTTCGGTGGCGATGCCCGTCGGTTCGGTCAGCTCGCGGACCTCGAACTCCCGGTCGTACTCGTCGGCGAACTCCGACAGGACCGACTCCAAGTCGGCCTTCCGCTCGTCGAACGGGCGGACGTACCGGTCCTCGTGGCGCGTCTTCGGCGCGAGTTCGTCGCTGGTCAGACCGACCGTCACGTCGCCGAGTTCGAAGGCGCGCTCGAACAGCGCGCGGTGGCCGTCGTGGACCGGGTCGAAGGTCCCGCCCAAGGCAACCCTCATACCCTCGCGAAGGGTTCCCCGCGGCTTAGTGCCTTCGGAATACCCGCCGCCCGGGCTAATTTTACTCGTCGCTCGCGCTCTCGGTCACTCCTCGTCGGTCGACCCGTCGTCTCCCATCGTCCCGTCGTCCGTCGCGCCGCCGTCTCCCGTCTCGTCGTCGCTCGCGTCATCTTCGTCCTCGACGCGGATGCTCACCGGTTCGCTCGACTCGGCGGAATAGTCGTCCAACTCCGAATCGAGGTGGTCGTCCAGATTGAACACCGTGTTGAGTTCGTCCTGAATCTGACCGACGATGCCGCCGACGAGTTCGCTCGGCGCGATGGCGGTGTACTCGTAGGGGTTGTTGCCCGCGCCCTCGCTCTCGCGCTTGCGGCGCTCGACCTTCTCCTCGTCGTGGAGTTCGGCCAGCGACTCGCGGACCGTCGAGGGATAGAGACCCGTGCCCTCTGCTATCTCCTCGCTGGTGCTGTAGGGTTCCTGCCGGAGGTAGACGTAGATTCGCGCCCGCGTCTCGGTGTCGAGTACCCACGACAGTAGGTCCACGATGCCTTGGTCGAACTGATCGACGGCGCGGTCGGCCTCCTCGCCGAGTCGCTCGCGCCCCTTCGAGAGGCGGTCCTTGTCGGTCTCGACCGACACGTCCTGTTCGACCGACAGCTCCTCGTCGCCGGCCACCTCGACGTTGACCTCTTCGGTGAGGTCGCCCTCCTCGTCCACGTCGAGTTCCTCTTCGACGGAGACGTCGTCGTCCACGTCCTCGATTTCCGCCTCCTCGACGGTGTCGTCCTCGACGTTCACGTCGATGTCTTCGTCGTCTGTGTTTTCGTCGGACATGTCCTCTCTACGAGGACACAAGCCGCGAGCGAGTAAAAAGGTTGCTTAGAGCGGTGCGCGCCGCGCTCGGAGGTCCCCGAACGTCTAGGTCGGCGACCGCGCGGTCGGTCACCGGCGTTCGAGGAGCAACGACTCGTAGAGGGCGTCCGGCCCGTCCTCGTCCCGAATCCGGCGCTGGCGGGCCGCACCGCTCTCGCCGTCGTAGAGGTCTCGGATGCCCGAGACGCCCAGTCGCTCGCACTCCCGGTCCACGACCTCGCCGAGACCGACCTCGCCCTCGCGGTCCCGGCGGATGAAGGCGGCGTCGTGGCCGTAGCGCATCGCGCGCCACTTGTTCTCGTCCAGCAGTTCCCGGCGGTGGCGATACCCCGTCTCGCCGTCCTCCCACCGCTCGGCCAAGTCCTCAACCAGCGCGTGGGTGTACTCCACGAACGCCATCACGCGGTCGGGGTCGGCCTGCCCGTCGGGCGTCCGGACCTCGACGGTTCCGAGACCGGTGTGAGGGCGCACGTCGTACCAGAGTTCCCCGCGGTCGGCGATGGAGTCGGAGCGAAGCATCGTCTCCTCGAAGGCCGCGAAGTCCTCGTAGGAGTCGAAGCAGGTCGGCATCCCGGTGTTCGGCAGCGCCTCGAAAATCTTCGCGCGGGCCGACTGGAGACCGGTGTCGAAGCCGTTCCAGTACGGCGAGTTCGCCGAGAGCGCGAGCATCACCGGGAGGTACCACCGAATTTCGTTGGCTATCCAGACCGCCTTGTCGGCGTCGTCCACGCCGACGTGGACGTGCAGCCCCGCGGTCGTGTTCCGGTGCTGCGGGTACTGAATCCGGTCTAGCTGGGCACGATAGCGCTCTTTCTCGGCGTGTTCCAACTCCCGCCACCGCGCGCCGGGGTGGAGGCCCGCGCCGGCAATCCGGAATCCGGCCGCTTCGGCGTGGTCCACGAGGGCGTTGCGGACCGAGAGTAGATGCTCGCGGGCGTCCGCGAGACGCTCTATCTTCGGCGTCTGTGTCTCGACGACGCACTTGAACAGCTCGTGGTCGAGTCGTCCGTCCAACAGTTCGGGCGGGTCGCGCTGGTAGACGAGTTCGTCGGTGCCCGCGGTCGGGCGGCCGCGCTCGTCCACGACGTAGAACTCCTCCTCGATGCCCAGCGTACCCATCTCCGCGAAGCTTCCAGCCGAACCCGAGTCCATTTTTCGGAGTTTCGTAATCCGAGGTGTAAATAGTTCCGAACCCGGCAGGGCCGGGCGGTTGCGGTGTCGAAGGGCCGACCGTCCGGCGCGAGACGAGGCCGACCGACGACTCAGCGCGGCCGGGCGACCACGCCGAGGTGGTCGTCGTGGTACGGTTCGAGTCGCGCGGTCTCCAGCACCTCGTAGCCCTCCCGGAGGTCGGCCAGCGCGTCGTCGAACACCGCTTCGGGGTCGCGCGACACGTCCTCGCTCCGGGCCTTGACGGCCGCCAGCAGGCGACCGTCGTCCGCGAGGAACCGGCGGTTCTCGACCGCGACGCGGGCCTGCCCGCGGGTCGCCACGTCCTGCACGATGGCGTCCACGTCGGCCTCCACGACGTGTGCGTAGGTCTCGGGCTTACGGGCGTCCTTCAGCAGGGGAAAGAGGTTCCGGCGGTCTTCGGCGACGCCCACCAAGTCCCGCACCGGCCGGGGCGCGAACTCGACGGCGTAGGTCGGTCCCGCGAAGTCCGCGACGTGGCTGACGGTCGTCCCGCTGGCCGCACCGAGGTACAGCACTGTCTCGCCGCCCGCGAGACCCACGTCCATCCCCGACTCCATCATCGCCGCGAGTTTCGACCGCCCGGCGTCCCAACAGCGCCACCCCTCGTCGGTCGGTTCGCCGTAGACCGGTTCGCCCCGCGTCGCCAGCCGCTCTCGGCCGTCGAACGCGCGGCGCTCGACGCCCTCGGGGAGGTCGGTCCCGGACGGGCCGGTCCCGGACTGGTCGGTCATTCGTCGTCACCTCCCGACTGTTCGTCCGTTCCGTCGTCGCCCCGCCCGCGAATCTGGTCCATCCGCCGCTGGAGTTCCTCGTCGAGTTCCGGCCTGCGCTCGCCGGAGTAGTGGTCGATGCGCGCCGCGATGGTGAGTTTCCCCGCCAGCGTCCGGGCCGCCGACCCGCGCTCGTCGGGGCGCGTCCCGCGGACGAACTCGTGGGTGAAGATGACGCCGTGCTTGGGCGAGGGCGCGTGACCCCGCAAATGCGCGAACAGCGAGTCCTCCGCGCCGAGGACCTGCACGGTCCCGGAGGGCTTCTTCGCCAGCGATTCGAGACCGCCGGCGAGCGAAATCAGTCGCGCACCGAGGACCGGCCCGGCCAGCGCCGCGAGGTTGGGCGCGACCTCGGGCGTCTCGCGCTCGATGAACTCGCGCAACGCCTCGGACTCGTCGGCGAGGTCCGCGACCCGCCGCGCCAGCGAGATTAGCCGCTCGTCGGTCGGCGACTCGGGGTCGCGCTCGGCCAATTCACGGGCGTACTCGACGCCGGTCCCCGCGTCGGGGAAGCGACTCCCAGCCCACTCGGCGACGCGCTCGGCGAGTTCGTTGGCCTCGGCCGCGGCGTCGTCCATCGCCCGGACCGCGTGGACCAGTTGTCGGTCGTCGGCGCGCTCGCGCTCGGCCGCGCCCTCGCGCGCGGCCCGGAGGCTGGCCGCCCGGAGCGCGTCGTAGTAGCCGTCCTCGCTCTCGGCGAAGCCGGATTCGACGGCCGCTCGCGGCCAGTCTGCGGGCGCGTCGGCCCGCCCCTCGCGTATCCGGGCCGCGCCCGCCGCGGCGTCGCCGGACGCGACCTCCTCGAACCACCCGCCTTCGGGGTGGGTTCCGTCGTCGGTCATGCCCGAGGCTTGCGCGTCTTCGGGTTTAAACCTGCGCTACTCGGCTCGCGGCGCGAGTCCGCACCAACGTTAAGCCCGAAGCCGTCGCCAGAACATACCGAGAGAGATGGCACGCAGAAACCGACGCCGCAGACACCGACCGACCGACAGCCGACCGGAGCCCGAGATAGCCGTGGACGTGGCCGAGCGCAGCGACGAGTTCGTCGTGACCGCCGACCTGCCGGGCGTCCGCAAGCAGGACATCGACGTGACTGTCCGGAAGAACCGGGTCCAGATACTCGCCGAGCCGCAGGACGACCCCGAGAACGCCGGGACGTTCGCCGGCAGGGCGCGCGAGCGGGGACAGGTCAGCCGGTCGATTCGCCTGCCCGAACGCGTTGACGAGAAGCGCACGAACGCCGAGTACCTGAACGGACGGCTCCGAATCACGCTCCCGAAGCGCGAGCGACGGCGGTCGGTGGACGTGGAGTAGGTCGGCGGACGTGGAGCAGGTCGGCGGACGTGGAGTAGGTCGCCAGAACGAGCGAGGACGCCGGCCGCGTCTCGGCCGACCGAAACGGCAAAGCCCCCGCGCTCCGTCTCTCAACCGATGCACGTCGAACTCTTCGACCGGACCGTCGAACTCGACGCCGACCGCGTCCGAGCGTCCGAGGACGAGATTCGCGCGCAGGTCGGTGAGTACGTCGCGGGCGAGCGCCGAACGTTCGACCTGCCGGTAACGACTCCCGAGGGGTTCGCCGGCGAGGTCGCGGCCGAGATGCGGGCGATTCCCTACGGCGAGACCCGGACCTACGGCGACATCGCGGACGCGCTCGACACCGCGGCCGTCGCGGTGGGTCGGGCCTGCGGCGCGAACCCCGTGCCGCTGGTGGTGCCCTGCCACCGCGTCGTCGGCGCGGACTCGCTGGGCGGCTACTCGGCGGGCGACGGACTCCCGTTCAAGCGACGACTGCTCGAACTCGAAGGGGCGGACGCGAGCGCCACCGAGTGACGGCCCGCTACTCGGGAACGACGCGCTCGACGTAGCCGGTCACGCCAGACTTGAGTTCGACCTTCACGCCTTGCGGACTGTCGCCCTCGTCTATGACGGTCCGAATCTCCCCGCGAATCGGGTCGGCGTCCGGGGCGTTGTCCGCGTTCGACTGGTCGATTTCGACGGTCATGCCGCGTCGGAGTTCGTCCTCCGTGGGTCGGTTTCCGGACACGGGTCACGTTCCGGTCGGGTCGAACAAGAGGATGACGGCCTCCGGTTCTAGTTTATGTTCATACACCTTTGGCCATAACAACTAAGCGGGTACTGTCGAATGAGTAAATTGCGGTTGCGCCCCGGTTGCGCTGCGACTCCATGACCACGCCGCCCGACGGTCCCGAACTGTCATCCGCCCGCGCGTTCGCCATCCGGCGCGGTACGGTATCACGAGTTCCAGCCCTCCGTTTTCGTCATCCACCGTCAGTATCTGTCCACGCTGGCGCTCGTCGTTCCCCGAATCGGCGTCCGTCGCAGACCGCGACGGACCGCGCCAGCTA
Protein-coding sequences here:
- a CDS encoding glutamate--cysteine ligase, whose translation is MDSGSAGSFAEMGTLGIEEEFYVVDERGRPTAGTDELVYQRDPPELLDGRLDHELFKCVVETQTPKIERLADAREHLLSVRNALVDHAEAAGFRIAGAGLHPGARWRELEHAEKERYRAQLDRIQYPQHRNTTAGLHVHVGVDDADKAVWIANEIRWYLPVMLALSANSPYWNGFDTGLQSARAKIFEALPNTGMPTCFDSYEDFAAFEETMLRSDSIADRGELWYDVRPHTGLGTVEVRTPDGQADPDRVMAFVEYTHALVEDLAERWEDGETGYRHRRELLDENKWRAMRYGHDAAFIRRDREGEVGLGEVVDRECERLGVSGIRDLYDGESGAARQRRIRDEDGPDALYESLLLERR
- a CDS encoding DUF7111 family protein — encoded protein: MTARETTANGITARYRETDDERVLEFESERSTAAVAQNVEGYAMLKVRPTADGDELERYYGFDMALDHAAELLGVSPHDLPVPEDADDMGM
- a CDS encoding DUF7503 family protein, with the translated sequence MSESKLTTYLAENPRKMGVLFTMLLLLTQAGNASAGVARACYGP
- a CDS encoding winged helix-turn-helix transcriptional regulator, giving the protein MSDENTDDEDIDVNVEDDTVEEAEIEDVDDDVSVEEELDVDEEGDLTEEVNVEVAGDEELSVEQDVSVETDKDRLSKGRERLGEEADRAVDQFDQGIVDLLSWVLDTETRARIYVYLRQEPYSTSEEIAEGTGLYPSTVRESLAELHDEEKVERRKRESEGAGNNPYEYTAIAPSELVGGIVGQIQDELNTVFNLDDHLDSELDDYSAESSEPVSIRVEDEDDASDDETGDGGATDDGTMGDDGSTDEE
- a CDS encoding Hsp20/alpha crystallin family protein; translation: MARRNRRRRHRPTDSRPEPEIAVDVAERSDEFVVTADLPGVRKQDIDVTVRKNRVQILAEPQDDPENAGTFAGRARERGQVSRSIRLPERVDEKRTNAEYLNGRLRITLPKRERRRSVDVE
- a CDS encoding fibrillarin-like rRNA/tRNA 2'-O-methyltransferase translates to MTDQSGTGPSGTDLPEGVERRAFDGRERLATRGEPVYGEPTDEGWRCWDAGRSKLAAMMESGMDVGLAGGETVLYLGAASGTTVSHVADFAGPTYAVEFAPRPVRDLVGVAEDRRNLFPLLKDARKPETYAHVVEADVDAIVQDVATRGQARVAVENRRFLADDGRLLAAVKARSEDVSRDPEAVFDDALADLREGYEVLETARLEPYHDDHLGVVARPR
- a CDS encoding DUF2196 domain-containing protein produces the protein MSGNRPTEDELRRGMTVEIDQSNADNAPDADPIRGEIRTVIDEGDSPQGVKVELKSGVTGYVERVVPE
- a CDS encoding phosphopantetheine adenylyltransferase translates to MRVALGGTFDPVHDGHRALFERAFELGDVTVGLTSDELAPKTRHEDRYVRPFDERKADLESVLSEFADEYDREFEVRELTEPTGIATEAQFDALVVSPETTDGAERINEIREERGFDPLTVEVVDHVTAEDGDIISSTRIVRGEIDEHGTLTPERDGRDAER
- a CDS encoding NOP5/NOP56 family protein, which produces MTDDGTHPEGGWFEEVASGDAAAGAARIREGRADAPADWPRAAVESGFAESEDGYYDALRAASLRAAREGAAERERADDRQLVHAVRAMDDAAAEANELAERVAEWAGSRFPDAGTGVEYARELAERDPESPTDERLISLARRVADLADESEALREFIERETPEVAPNLAALAGPVLGARLISLAGGLESLAKKPSGTVQVLGAEDSLFAHLRGHAPSPKHGVIFTHEFVRGTRPDERGSAARTLAGKLTIAARIDHYSGERRPELDEELQRRMDQIRGRGDDGTDEQSGGDDE
- a CDS encoding methylated-DNA--[protein]-cysteine S-methyltransferase, giving the protein MHVELFDRTVELDADRVRASEDEIRAQVGEYVAGERRTFDLPVTTPEGFAGEVAAEMRAIPYGETRTYGDIADALDTAAVAVGRACGANPVPLVVPCHRVVGADSLGGYSAGDGLPFKRRLLELEGADASATE
- a CDS encoding ribbon-helix-helix domain-containing protein yields the protein MTEYTTVSIPKDLADRVDETIEGTSFSSTSDLVRFLLRSIVIQHQKEGHLTESEFEEITGQLRELGYLE